A single Actinomadura algeriensis DNA region contains:
- a CDS encoding ADP-ribosyltransferase — protein sequence MREFNNAIQQLAADYPSTMRGLTHIGSQDFSQTLNPGEEDVLAYAYPDGPNRGIYVGDEAFADNQARAEDGADEEDTGFTVPGGGSSEGVFTHEFGHQLGEQLLNNPQALADLNQAVANALGVPSYDATQPHDADTVQRVEDALSGYGSSDSHEMMAEAFTEYRLAPNPRPLAQAIGQVMDSYLGANATNNNASPSGTTNTPGTGTSNTTGTPSATGTPGNTPDASGNATPGGTTNTPGTGTTGTPSGTTNTPATGTPNTPGTGTPDTSGNTTPTGTTNTPGTGTPDGTTNAPGTDSSDGTTGNPDGQSGTPSGPHARDGESTPSGDGNRTSEAGTPPRPDTDTGTRTEPGDGNRARPPGPFDGGGTIRTDSDGDSSTRPRDETPPPGNTRDEPPPPTRDETPGNDRPDVRHDRTSDADPSRADDSDGTSPRRDVPEGLPDRLHDAWRNSDDTPAGRSLYGPDEPFMRDTARGVRPDPDGRFVLDANADRDGLYSGDRRLTPSDVADLIRNDPNWNGRDVVLLANQTGDGRFATELAQQLGVRVVAPQGAVDINALGNPEANGWTAVDRDGGPLDTGPQRFTTNEAGEQYGENRLSHVYTGLDPQLQNALYQYTVQSMQNAFLRPNAPDVGAHFDRLAADRRTADQLWALSRQLEPTVADVQRMRNEFQLDPHRQAVVDYVLGSPDPLGTFNNLMRTDPANAAMLRDLSTYLRPTAADLPRIQANPNLDPSQRALVDSLRNDPNAPAIVNGIVNNGGYHQFLEGYFGERPSVDAFNSRLDELDQALDQPLPEPVQTERGLHDVSFMTAADGSPLGARDASQLIGSVQHEHAFMSTSLGRDPAVVDNNPFPIRIHIDLPEGARGVWMGQQSAYSDQRELILPRNTRYEITHVDTNARDADGNPITEIRATVLLEGPHASPSADPARTPTSPPRADRLVAPDSGTTPPPPGSGGPLPRRAMPDDGAMPRSAANGTPADGTPARPDATPPRADSPGDDGTATRSSDDMPGTDRNDSDGTPPRDGETGETPPAGLPHDLHDVYRGSQETPAGRAFYAPGDDAMRDLASRVPADPNRFVVDGHGDADGMRVGDRRLSADEVADLIRNDPNWDGREIMLISCETGDGDFAAQLAQSLGVPVTAPNGLAWSNNDGSVYASSGHRDSEGRLRPDQPPNGGWNTYRPNGDVAPSGRDGFAPGHPVAGTDAASARGDDGAASRGTPQQHPWDPPQVTRDDSGASDRELPPDERAVDQTFPRQEARYRITTPGPDGQPIVRSIVYTNADGQVTHITNPQAEGLPGALTNPNENIDLTQPEPGVVHQIDFDQGDPHVFVAGDDRTSTPAAPFDPPRHLVEETVEGFNPRGRPFSTRQDLPENARIAVYDNQTPARLHGVFWTNDRGEITHVRTWYGDENKVANYNRELGLSANRNAGVPLPNVSYMVEPRSSFRAPEDGNLDPSPAVRRGDLGALVETDGTETPDAPVSSGDDDTRTPEYDYEVPAGTFLYHTDGNGQTDASTGRPRYQLDTPWERYENLQRTVLRLGLAEYPHVIVEFDGGHVNGHQAHSPRERINYFPQWRVENQANYPPGQNDASWHSLENRLARIDADPDNQIRIDRFEFFAESNRNNTGGLAYTPRVIHARWSQTDFSKIPPVTSYHYRSFYNLPEQDTRPGPDPLMPNNPGRTPRAPFGWREQAPLTDPDIQAMLNQADPRLREDLADLLQHFLPEHPDLARILTGQGTNTAETDLRNRLLNDPETLREVLNDPALTEVVEQAVLNDGGQNLDGIVDSVRRQSDDAADAPDGTARNAADEVGNGSAERGETDAPRFRRSDSTPEAESSPSPSLGDGAAARSTQEPDANAPGDGDPDGPAPDRRTPDDAAHRIHEDPRIREMLDRVANSDSELHAALQTQLRDVLPNHPLLVRIFSDDSPSVLDQAIRDSLLARPKTLHNLLKHPEALRILNDSADRVTREGPESVLGANKEKAQPTPLTEAQTQTSEDIAEDVRDRRRDGEPNEATKAPRQLDFDPPESFRSIDISNDPEAARRHPYLNAYLDGLYSAMRESVPLLHDLVNDPRIRELGGDPHMRPTEKDRDRALDKIIEDYRGDADRLNDLLGAKIQFGTVDELYRALADIQEIARSHGIEVTSIKDRMQNPVPSGYRDVQLTIRTPNGHIGELRFHLTSIDDVAAYEHSLYELRRDLPVVASESQRPFTREEEALDRAIQQRVISRFGAALERALTPPPTGHPTDRTPPSNERPDSASRYGWYENTQTTPQGDGQAGRDHDDQAPSSRADGPTTDSVHSDLPPHLHDLYRDSEATPAGRSFFGTDEPAMRDLARRVTPMPDTFVVDGHGDADGMRVNGRRLSVDDMAALIRNDPNWDGRQVMLLSCRTGEGDFAAQLAQRLGVPVTAPTGYAWSNNDGSVYASSGHRDAEGLLRPTIPPDGAWNTHHPDGTRSPAGDGGHLTGRPDDAASSSDDSAAARATDPPPGGAPSASDPLPGRVEDGFRRFDNNRDGFRYGEDHLGQVFHNLPPEQREAVLEYTRHSWPYNGLLRPDGVLDMAQVQDSLAAWHGHVFEGWALYEMTGGRVPTMDDIYDAIGRPDLTPVQERLIEDIVDSSDPDDALDYLIRAGAGARGMITATFGGWPTPEEFAQRVALMDAALDQPLPEAIEIQRGLQDVNFIPEFDPADIDSLLGARWTEPAFSSSALGKVPPEIDGQKPNVYVHLEVPAGTRGLWMGSQSIYPNQREIILARPLTYEINDVRQFGSKIHLYARVIPSGS from the coding sequence GTGCGCGAGTTCAACAACGCCATCCAGCAGCTCGCCGCCGACTACCCGAGCACGATGCGGGGCCTCACCCACATCGGCTCGCAGGACTTCTCGCAAACGCTCAACCCGGGCGAAGAGGACGTCCTCGCCTACGCCTACCCGGACGGTCCGAACCGCGGCATCTACGTCGGCGACGAGGCGTTCGCCGACAACCAGGCGCGAGCGGAGGACGGCGCCGACGAAGAGGACACGGGCTTCACCGTCCCCGGCGGCGGTTCCAGCGAAGGCGTGTTCACCCACGAGTTCGGCCACCAGCTCGGCGAGCAGCTCCTGAACAACCCGCAGGCGCTGGCCGACCTGAACCAGGCGGTCGCGAACGCCCTCGGCGTCCCGTCCTACGACGCCACGCAACCTCACGACGCCGACACGGTGCAGCGCGTGGAGGACGCCCTCTCCGGTTACGGCTCCTCGGACTCGCACGAGATGATGGCGGAGGCGTTCACCGAGTACCGGCTCGCCCCGAACCCGCGTCCCCTGGCCCAGGCCATCGGCCAGGTCATGGACTCCTACCTCGGCGCGAACGCCACGAACAACAACGCGTCGCCCTCCGGAACGACGAACACCCCGGGGACGGGCACGTCCAACACCACCGGGACACCGTCCGCGACCGGCACGCCCGGCAACACGCCGGACGCCTCCGGCAACGCGACGCCCGGCGGAACGACGAACACTCCGGGGACCGGCACCACCGGAACACCGTCCGGAACCACGAACACCCCCGCCACCGGAACGCCCAACACCCCCGGGACGGGCACGCCGGACACCTCCGGCAACACAACACCCACCGGAACGACGAACACACCGGGAACCGGAACCCCCGACGGCACGACGAACGCCCCCGGCACCGACTCGTCCGACGGCACGACCGGCAACCCGGACGGGCAATCGGGCACGCCGTCCGGACCGCATGCACGCGACGGCGAGTCGACGCCGTCCGGGGACGGGAACCGGACGTCCGAGGCCGGGACACCGCCCCGTCCGGACACCGACACCGGGACCCGCACGGAGCCGGGCGACGGGAACCGCGCCCGGCCGCCGGGGCCGTTCGACGGCGGCGGCACCATCCGCACGGACTCCGACGGCGACTCCTCCACTCGTCCCCGCGACGAGACGCCCCCGCCCGGAAACACCCGGGACGAGCCGCCGCCCCCCACGCGCGACGAAACACCCGGAAACGACCGTCCCGACGTCCGCCACGACCGGACGAGCGACGCCGACCCGTCCCGCGCGGACGACTCCGACGGGACGTCCCCCCGCCGTGACGTCCCCGAGGGGCTGCCCGACCGCCTCCACGACGCCTGGCGAAACAGCGACGACACCCCGGCGGGCCGGTCCCTCTACGGGCCGGACGAACCGTTCATGCGCGACACCGCGCGCGGTGTGCGTCCCGACCCCGACGGCCGGTTCGTCCTCGACGCGAACGCCGACCGCGACGGGCTGTACTCGGGCGACCGGCGGCTCACCCCGTCCGACGTCGCCGACCTGATCCGCAACGACCCGAACTGGAACGGCCGGGACGTCGTCCTGCTCGCCAACCAGACGGGCGACGGCCGCTTCGCGACCGAACTCGCGCAGCAGCTCGGCGTCCGGGTCGTCGCCCCGCAGGGCGCCGTCGACATCAACGCGCTGGGCAACCCCGAGGCGAACGGCTGGACCGCCGTCGACCGGGACGGCGGTCCCCTCGACACCGGGCCGCAGCGTTTCACCACGAACGAGGCCGGCGAGCAGTACGGCGAGAACCGGCTCTCGCATGTCTACACGGGCCTCGATCCGCAACTGCAGAACGCGCTGTACCAGTACACGGTGCAGTCAATGCAGAACGCGTTCCTGCGTCCCAACGCGCCCGACGTCGGCGCGCACTTCGACAGGCTCGCGGCGGACCGGCGGACGGCGGACCAACTGTGGGCACTGTCCAGGCAACTCGAGCCGACGGTCGCCGATGTGCAACGGATGCGAAACGAGTTCCAGCTCGACCCGCACCGGCAGGCCGTGGTCGATTACGTTCTCGGCTCGCCCGATCCGCTCGGCACCTTCAACAACCTGATGCGGACCGACCCGGCGAACGCGGCGATGCTGCGCGACCTGTCGACCTATCTCAGGCCCACCGCGGCCGATCTCCCGCGTATCCAGGCCAACCCCAACCTCGACCCGAGCCAGCGCGCCTTGGTCGACTCGCTTCGCAACGATCCCAACGCGCCCGCCATCGTCAATGGGATCGTCAACAACGGTGGATACCACCAATTCCTGGAGGGCTATTTCGGCGAACGGCCCAGTGTCGACGCCTTCAACAGCCGCTTGGACGAACTCGACCAGGCCCTGGACCAGCCGCTGCCCGAGCCCGTCCAGACCGAACGCGGACTCCACGACGTCAGCTTCATGACGGCCGCGGACGGGAGCCCCCTCGGCGCCCGCGACGCGTCCCAGCTGATCGGCTCGGTCCAGCACGAGCACGCGTTCATGTCGACGTCGCTCGGACGGGATCCGGCCGTCGTCGACAACAACCCGTTCCCGATCCGCATCCACATCGACCTGCCCGAAGGGGCCCGCGGTGTCTGGATGGGGCAGCAGAGCGCGTACAGCGACCAGCGTGAGCTGATCCTGCCGCGCAACACCCGCTACGAGATCACGCACGTCGACACCAACGCCCGGGACGCCGACGGCAACCCCATCACCGAGATCCGGGCCACGGTGCTCCTCGAGGGCCCGCACGCATCGCCGTCCGCCGACCCTGCGCGGACGCCGACGTCGCCGCCGCGAGCCGACCGCCTGGTCGCGCCCGACAGCGGGACCACTCCGCCGCCGCCCGGCTCCGGCGGTCCGCTACCGCGCCGGGCCATGCCCGACGACGGGGCGATGCCGCGGTCCGCCGCGAACGGCACGCCCGCCGACGGCACGCCCGCCCGTCCGGACGCGACGCCTCCGCGCGCGGACTCCCCCGGGGACGACGGCACGGCGACGCGCTCGTCCGACGACATGCCGGGCACGGACCGGAACGACTCCGACGGGACGCCTCCGCGCGACGGCGAAACAGGTGAAACACCGCCCGCGGGGCTCCCCCACGACCTGCACGACGTCTACCGCGGCAGCCAGGAGACCCCCGCCGGCCGCGCGTTCTACGCGCCCGGCGACGACGCGATGCGGGACCTCGCGAGCCGTGTCCCCGCCGACCCGAACCGCTTCGTCGTGGACGGCCACGGCGACGCCGACGGCATGCGCGTCGGCGACCGCCGGCTGAGCGCCGACGAGGTCGCCGACCTGATCCGCAACGACCCGAACTGGGACGGCCGCGAGATCATGCTGATCTCGTGCGAGACGGGCGACGGCGACTTCGCCGCCCAGCTCGCCCAGAGCCTCGGAGTCCCGGTCACCGCCCCGAACGGCCTGGCCTGGTCGAACAACGACGGCAGCGTCTACGCGTCGTCCGGTCACCGCGACTCCGAGGGCCGGCTGCGTCCGGACCAGCCGCCGAACGGCGGATGGAACACGTACCGTCCGAACGGCGACGTCGCCCCGTCGGGCCGCGACGGCTTCGCCCCCGGCCACCCGGTGGCCGGCACGGACGCGGCGTCCGCCCGTGGGGACGACGGCGCGGCCAGCCGGGGAACGCCGCAGCAGCACCCGTGGGACCCACCCCAGGTGACCCGCGACGACAGCGGCGCCAGCGACCGTGAACTCCCGCCCGACGAGCGGGCCGTCGACCAGACCTTCCCCAGGCAGGAAGCCCGCTACCGCATCACGACACCGGGCCCGGACGGGCAGCCGATCGTCCGCTCCATCGTCTACACGAACGCGGACGGCCAGGTCACCCACATCACCAACCCGCAGGCCGAGGGTCTCCCGGGGGCGCTGACCAACCCCAACGAGAACATCGACCTCACCCAGCCCGAGCCGGGCGTCGTCCACCAGATCGACTTCGACCAAGGCGATCCGCACGTTTTCGTCGCCGGTGACGATCGCACTTCGACTCCGGCCGCCCCCTTCGACCCGCCGCGCCACCTCGTCGAAGAGACGGTCGAAGGCTTCAACCCCCGTGGCCGCCCCTTCAGCACTCGCCAGGATTTGCCAGAGAACGCCCGGATCGCGGTTTACGACAACCAGACCCCTGCGCGCCTTCACGGCGTTTTCTGGACGAACGACAGAGGCGAGATCACGCACGTACGCACTTGGTACGGCGATGAGAACAAAGTCGCAAATTACAATAGGGAGCTCGGTCTAAGCGCGAACCGGAACGCTGGCGTTCCATTGCCCAACGTGAGCTACATGGTGGAGCCGCGTTCCTCTTTCAGGGCTCCCGAAGATGGCAACCTGGACCCGTCCCCCGCCGTCCGTCGCGGCGATCTGGGGGCCTTGGTCGAGACCGACGGAACTGAAACCCCGGACGCCCCCGTCTCCTCGGGCGACGACGACACCCGAACACCCGAGTACGACTACGAGGTTCCAGCCGGTACGTTCCTTTACCATACGGATGGGAACGGCCAAACCGACGCCTCGACCGGACGGCCGAGGTATCAACTGGACACGCCTTGGGAACGGTACGAAAATCTCCAGCGGACCGTCTTGAGGCTGGGCCTTGCCGAGTACCCGCATGTGATTGTTGAATTCGACGGCGGCCACGTCAACGGCCATCAAGCACACAGCCCGAGAGAACGCATCAACTACTTCCCACAGTGGAGGGTGGAGAACCAGGCCAACTACCCCCCTGGGCAGAACGATGCGAGTTGGCATTCTCTAGAGAACCGGCTGGCCAGGATCGACGCGGATCCGGACAACCAGATTCGCATCGACCGGTTCGAGTTCTTCGCAGAATCGAATCGAAACAACACGGGCGGACTGGCGTACACCCCGAGGGTCATCCACGCCCGCTGGTCGCAAACCGACTTCAGCAAGATCCCACCGGTGACCAGCTATCACTACAGATCCTTCTACAACCTGCCGGAACAGGACACGCGGCCAGGACCGGATCCCCTCATGCCCAACAATCCGGGAAGAACACCGAGGGCACCTTTCGGCTGGCGTGAACAGGCGCCGCTGACCGATCCGGACATCCAGGCGATGCTGAACCAGGCCGATCCCCGACTCCGTGAGGACCTGGCGGATCTGCTGCAACATTTCCTGCCGGAACACCCCGACCTTGCCCGAATCCTTACGGGGCAGGGGACCAACACCGCGGAGACCGACCTTCGTAACAGGCTCCTGAACGATCCGGAGACGCTGCGCGAGGTCCTCAATGATCCCGCGCTCACCGAGGTCGTGGAACAGGCCGTCCTGAACGACGGCGGGCAGAATCTGGACGGAATCGTCGACTCCGTTCGCCGACAGAGCGATGACGCCGCCGACGCGCCCGACGGGACGGCACGAAACGCCGCCGACGAGGTGGGGAACGGCTCCGCGGAACGAGGCGAAACGGACGCTCCGCGCTTCCGCAGGAGCGATTCGACACCCGAGGCGGAGTCGTCCCCGTCGCCTTCCCTCGGCGACGGCGCGGCCGCCAGGTCCACCCAGGAACCGGATGCGAACGCGCCCGGCGACGGTGATCCGGACGGCCCGGCCCCGGACCGGCGAACGCCGGACGACGCCGCTCACCGGATCCACGAGGACCCGCGGATCCGGGAAATGCTCGACCGGGTCGCGAACTCCGATTCCGAGTTGCATGCGGCCTTGCAAACGCAGTTGCGTGACGTGCTGCCGAACCATCCCCTCCTCGTCCGCATCTTCTCCGACGATTCGCCCAGCGTCCTCGATCAAGCGATCCGGGACTCGCTGCTGGCGCGTCCGAAGACGTTGCACAACCTCCTGAAGCACCCCGAAGCGCTCAGGATCCTCAATGATTCGGCCGACCGCGTCACCCGGGAGGGGCCGGAGTCGGTTCTCGGGGCCAACAAGGAGAAGGCCCAGCCGACTCCGCTCACCGAGGCCCAGACGCAGACCAGTGAGGATATCGCCGAGGACGTCCGCGACAGGCGAAGGGACGGGGAGCCCAACGAGGCGACCAAGGCTCCCCGGCAACTCGATTTCGATCCGCCGGAGAGCTTCCGGTCCATCGACATCAGTAACGATCCTGAGGCAGCACGCCGGCATCCCTACCTGAACGCATACCTGGACGGTCTCTACTCTGCGATGAGGGAGTCCGTACCGCTCCTGCACGATTTGGTCAACGATCCCCGCATCCGGGAACTCGGCGGCGATCCGCACATGCGGCCCACCGAGAAGGACCGCGATCGCGCGCTCGACAAAATCATTGAGGACTACCGCGGGGATGCGGACCGGCTCAACGACTTGCTGGGCGCCAAGATCCAGTTCGGCACGGTCGACGAGCTGTACCGAGCCTTGGCCGATATCCAGGAAATCGCTCGTTCGCACGGCATAGAAGTAACGTCGATCAAGGACCGGATGCAGAACCCGGTCCCCAGCGGCTACCGAGACGTCCAGCTGACGATTCGCACGCCCAACGGACACATCGGCGAACTGCGCTTTCATCTCACTTCAATCGATGACGTCGCAGCCTACGAGCACTCGCTGTACGAACTCCGCCGGGACCTACCGGTCGTCGCAAGCGAATCTCAGAGACCTTTCACCCGAGAGGAAGAGGCCCTCGACCGGGCGATTCAGCAGCGGGTGATCTCGCGCTTCGGCGCGGCCCTGGAGCGGGCTCTCACTCCCCCGCCGACGGGCCACCCGACGGACCGGACGCCGCCGTCGAACGAGCGTCCCGACTCCGCCTCGCGCTACGGCTGGTACGAGAACACGCAGACGACTCCGCAGGGAGATGGGCAGGCAGGACGCGACCACGACGACCAAGCTCCGTCCTCCCGGGCGGATGGGCCGACCACGGACAGCGTTCACTCGGACCTGCCCCCCCACCTGCACGACCTGTACCGCGACAGCGAAGCCACGCCGGCCGGGCGGTCGTTCTTCGGCACGGACGAGCCCGCGATGCGCGATCTGGCCCGGCGGGTCACGCCGATGCCCGACACCTTCGTGGTCGACGGCCATGGTGACGCGGACGGTATGCGCGTGAACGGTCGGCGGCTGAGCGTCGACGACATGGCCGCGCTGATCCGGAACGACCCGAACTGGGACGGCCGACAGGTCATGCTGCTCTCCTGCCGCACCGGTGAGGGAGACTTCGCGGCCCAGCTGGCCCAGCGCCTCGGTGTCCCGGTCACCGCACCTACCGGCTACGCCTGGTCCAACAACGACGGCAGCGTCTACGCCTCGTCCGGCCACCGCGACGCCGAAGGCCTATTGCGCCCCACGATCCCACCGGACGGCGCCTGGAACACCCACCACCCTGACGGAACGCGCAGCCCCGCAGGCGACGGAGGTCATCTCACCGGACGTCCGGACGACGCGGCTTCGTCGTCCGACGACTCCGCGGCGGCGCGCGCCACCGATCCGCCGCCGGGTGGCGCCCCATCGGCGTCCGATCCGCTACCCGGCCGAGTGGAAGACGGCTTCCGGCGGTTCGACAACAACCGCGACGGTTTCCGTTACGGAGAGGACCACCTCGGGCAGGTGTTCCACAATCTTCCGCCTGAGCAACGAGAAGCGGTCCTGGAATACACGCGTCATTCCTGGCCGTACAACGGCCTGCTCCGGCCGGACGGCGTGCTCGACATGGCGCAAGTCCAAGACAGCCTGGCCGCCTGGCACGGGCATGTCTTCGAGGGCTGGGCCCTCTACGAGATGACCGGTGGCCGGGTCCCGACAATGGACGACATCTACGATGCCATCGGACGTCCGGACCTCACCCCGGTACAGGAACGCCTCATCGAGGACATCGTCGACTCGTCGGACCCGGACGATGCGCTGGATTACCTGATCCGCGCAGGTGCCGGTGCGCGAGGCATGATCACGGCCACCTTCGGGGGCTGGCCCACGCCGGAGGAGTTCGCGCAGCGAGTGGCCCTCATGGACGCGGCCCTTGACCAGCCGCTGCCAGAGGCGATCGAGATTCAGCGCGGCCTGCAGGACGTGAACTTCATTCCGGAGTTCGACCCGGCCGATATCGACAGCCTGCTCGGGGCGCGTTGGACGGAACCGGCCTTCAGTTCTTCGGCGCTCGGCAAGGTTCCACCGGAAATCGACGGCCAGAAGCCGAACGTCTACGTGCACCTTGAGGTTCCGGCTGGAACGAGAGGGCTGTGGATGGGCTCACAGAGCATCTATCCGAACCAGCGGGAGATCATTCTCGCGCGTCCACTCACATACGAGATCAACGATGTTCGGCAATTCGGCAGCAAGATTCACCTGTACGCCCGGGTCATCCCTTCGGGCTCCTGA